In Halapricum desulfuricans, a single window of DNA contains:
- a CDS encoding proton-conducting transporter transmembrane domain-containing protein, with amino-acid sequence MSGHSSQTTVGSLPDTAAESPFVPAALTWLVWSLFAMSVVALVGLVRFGGREFAGVVAVDGLTVLLWVVATFFSGIVHSYSRRYMAGNAHETRFFVAVFGFTALVMALVAADHLALFGLLWLAMGLVMAKLIGIVDGWRQARAAEAVARRYFLASSALLGVALTTLWWATGATTVSGIAAASGTLGGPAWIVAASALVLAAMVQSALVPFHGWLFASMTAPTPASALMHAGFVNAGGILLLRFAPVVTVEPALMLAVVAIGAASALLGKLLKSVQPDVKSKLAGSTVGQMGFMIMQAGLGFFGAAITHLILHGFYKAYQFLGSTGRIEHTGPKAATEHATSALGTAMTLLTGLAGGALFAALTGKGTSLDSGLLLALFVTLTTLGATRSAVQSTSLPSTVRYGAAPLLFLPAIGVYALVYTAISGLLAGLPVVTAPVELSALHVAVAAAFLAVYVAIEAGVHERSHRLYVALVNASQPPESTVLTATEEYNEY; translated from the coding sequence ATGTCAGGACATAGTTCACAGACGACGGTCGGATCGCTCCCGGACACGGCGGCTGAGTCGCCGTTCGTGCCCGCTGCATTGACGTGGCTCGTGTGGTCGCTGTTCGCCATGAGCGTCGTGGCCCTCGTCGGCCTGGTCCGGTTCGGCGGCCGGGAGTTCGCCGGCGTGGTGGCCGTCGATGGACTGACCGTCCTGCTATGGGTGGTCGCTACGTTCTTCAGCGGGATCGTCCACAGCTACTCGCGTCGGTACATGGCGGGGAACGCCCACGAGACGCGCTTTTTTGTCGCCGTGTTCGGTTTCACAGCTCTCGTGATGGCGCTGGTCGCGGCTGACCACCTCGCGCTGTTCGGCCTGCTGTGGCTGGCGATGGGGCTGGTGATGGCGAAGCTGATCGGGATCGTCGACGGATGGCGACAGGCGCGGGCGGCCGAGGCGGTCGCTCGGAGGTACTTCCTCGCTAGCAGCGCGCTGCTCGGCGTCGCGCTGACGACGCTGTGGTGGGCGACCGGCGCGACGACAGTCTCGGGGATCGCCGCGGCGTCCGGAACGCTCGGCGGGCCGGCGTGGATCGTCGCCGCGTCGGCGCTCGTCCTCGCGGCGATGGTACAGTCCGCGCTGGTGCCGTTCCACGGCTGGCTCTTCGCGTCGATGACCGCACCGACGCCGGCGTCGGCGCTGATGCACGCTGGCTTCGTCAACGCGGGCGGGATCCTGCTCCTGCGGTTCGCCCCCGTCGTCACGGTCGAACCGGCGCTCATGCTCGCGGTCGTCGCGATCGGTGCGGCCAGCGCGTTGCTCGGAAAGCTGCTCAAGTCCGTCCAGCCTGACGTCAAGAGCAAGCTGGCCGGCTCGACGGTCGGGCAGATGGGCTTTATGATCATGCAGGCCGGACTGGGCTTTTTCGGGGCCGCGATCACTCACCTGATTCTGCACGGCTTCTACAAGGCCTACCAGTTTCTCGGCTCCACCGGCCGGATCGAACACACTGGCCCGAAAGCGGCGACCGAGCACGCGACGAGTGCGCTCGGAACGGCCATGACACTCCTGACGGGACTGGCCGGTGGCGCGCTGTTCGCGGCCCTGACCGGGAAGGGAACGAGCCTCGACAGCGGTCTCCTGCTCGCGCTGTTCGTGACGCTGACGACGCTGGGGGCGACACGCAGTGCCGTCCAGTCCACGTCGCTCCCCTCGACGGTTCGCTACGGGGCAGCCCCGCTGCTCTTCCTGCCGGCCATCGGCGTCTACGCCCTCGTCTACACGGCGATTTCTGGACTGCTCGCCGGCCTTCCCGTCGTCACGGCCCCGGTCGAGCTGAGCGCGCTCCACGTCGCCGTCG
- a CDS encoding amidohydrolase family protein — METLRGTVLAGRSFDPVQGRVHVEDGRIEAIEETATDSTDIILPAFVNAHTHLGDSVAKEAAVGLGLDEAVAPPDSLKHRRLAAVDHAELVSAMSRTLRFMRRTGTVSTLDFRESGIPGARALYEAAEPLDFEPFVFGSDTSDVLEIADGYGASGANDADFDEQRAACEERGVPFAIHAGEPDATDIHPALDLEPDLLVHMVHAREEHLERVTDQSVPIAVCPRANAVLDVGKAPLRELLDHTTVALGTDNVMLNPPSMFREMAYTAKHFDVTSRDVLRMATTAGAEVAGLDAGVVAPGQRAALLVLDGNSDNLAGTDDPVRAVVRRATALDVKRVVC; from the coding sequence ATGGAAACACTCAGGGGCACCGTCCTCGCCGGGCGGTCGTTCGATCCGGTTCAGGGGCGAGTGCACGTCGAAGACGGTCGGATCGAGGCGATCGAGGAGACGGCGACGGACTCGACCGACATCATCCTGCCGGCGTTCGTCAACGCGCACACGCATCTCGGTGATTCAGTCGCCAAGGAGGCGGCCGTCGGGCTGGGGCTCGATGAAGCAGTGGCGCCGCCTGACAGCCTGAAACATCGACGGCTGGCCGCCGTCGACCACGCCGAGCTCGTCTCGGCGATGAGCCGGACGCTCCGGTTCATGCGCCGCACGGGCACGGTCTCGACGCTGGATTTCCGGGAATCGGGCATCCCCGGCGCACGCGCGCTCTACGAGGCGGCCGAACCACTCGATTTCGAGCCGTTCGTCTTCGGGAGCGACACGTCCGACGTCCTCGAGATCGCCGACGGGTACGGCGCGTCGGGCGCGAACGACGCCGACTTCGACGAACAGCGGGCCGCCTGTGAGGAACGCGGCGTTCCGTTCGCCATCCACGCCGGCGAACCCGACGCGACCGACATCCATCCGGCGCTCGATCTCGAGCCCGATCTCCTCGTCCACATGGTCCACGCCCGCGAGGAGCATCTCGAGCGGGTCACAGACCAGTCCGTCCCGATCGCAGTGTGTCCACGCGCGAACGCCGTCCTCGACGTCGGGAAAGCCCCGCTACGGGAACTGCTGGATCACACGACGGTCGCACTCGGGACGGACAACGTCATGCTGAACCCACCGTCGATGTTCCGCGAGATGGCCTACACCGCCAAGCACTTCGACGTGACCAGCCGGGACGTCTTGCGGATGGCCACGACCGCCGGCGCGGAGGTCGCTGGGCTCGACGCTGGTGTCGTCGCCCCCGGCCAGCGGGCGGCCCTGCTCGTCCTCGACGGCAACTCGGACAACCTCGCTGGAACTGACGATCCGGTACGCGCTGTCGTCCGGCGAGCGACCGCACTCGACGTCAAACGCGTCGTCTGCTAG
- a CDS encoding Lrp/AsnC family transcriptional regulator: MAREIDDVDRAILHALQEDARNMSSGDIAERTGTSDSTVRKRIRRLESEGIIKGYSASVDYQQSGYPLRMLLYCTASIPERGELVPEILAIDGVVSVQELVTGEQNLLVTAVGEDDSDITPVAQELLDMGLTVADEVLVRTHETTPFGKFEVENE; encoded by the coding sequence ATGGCCAGGGAGATCGACGATGTCGACAGGGCGATCTTGCACGCACTGCAGGAGGACGCCCGAAACATGTCGTCCGGTGACATCGCGGAGCGAACCGGGACCTCGGACAGCACGGTCCGCAAGCGCATCCGGCGCCTCGAGTCCGAAGGGATCATCAAGGGGTATAGCGCCAGCGTCGACTACCAGCAGTCGGGGTATCCCCTCCGGATGTTGCTCTACTGTACGGCGTCGATACCCGAACGCGGCGAACTCGTCCCAGAGATCCTGGCGATCGACGGCGTCGTCTCCGTCCAGGAACTGGTCACGGGCGAACAGAACCTCCTCGTGACCGCCGTCGGCGAGGACGACAGCGACATCACGCCCGTCGCACAGGAACTGCTCGACATGGGACTTACCGTCGCCGATGAGGTACTCGTTCGCACGCACGAGACGACGCCGTTCGGCAAGTTCGAGGTCGAAAACGAGTAG
- the proS gene encoding proline--tRNA ligase, with amino-acid sequence MSEQELGITTSKEHETGEWYAELVQKAGLADYAPMGGFIVTRPRGYAIWERLQNHLDTWFKDTGVRNAYFPMFIPESYLEKEKDVVEGFDPEVAWVTHGGYEELEERLAVRPTSESIITPFLAQWIRSHRDLPMRVNQWCSVVRWEATETKPFFRTKEFLWQEGHTAHRDAEDASEETMTRLEQYERLYEDVLAMPALTGRKPDHDKFPGADTTTTVETLMPDGKSVQAATSHYLGTSFAEAYDVTYVDEDEEEQLAHTTSWGLSWRALGALFMTHSDDQGLVLPPTLAPTQVVIVPIWNEDSKDAVLEYAADVAAELDEAGVRVELDDRDNRNPGFKYNEHELNGVPLRIEIGPYEVEDDELTLVHRPDGEEATVDREGAVETVEDHLDTIYAKLYAEAEQTLEGEIREAESREEILGTIGQHGGYVKCGWCGDEACEVPIKDAIAAEIVMVPLAEDEEPIHDECAICGDDAEETAYFAKTY; translated from the coding sequence ATGTCAGAGCAAGAACTCGGCATCACGACGAGCAAAGAGCACGAAACGGGCGAGTGGTACGCTGAACTGGTCCAGAAGGCCGGCCTGGCCGACTACGCGCCGATGGGCGGGTTCATCGTCACCCGGCCACGGGGGTACGCCATCTGGGAGCGCCTGCAGAACCACCTCGACACGTGGTTCAAGGACACGGGCGTCCGGAACGCCTACTTCCCGATGTTCATCCCCGAGAGCTACCTCGAAAAGGAGAAAGACGTCGTCGAGGGGTTCGATCCGGAGGTCGCCTGGGTGACTCACGGCGGCTACGAGGAACTCGAAGAGCGACTGGCCGTCCGTCCGACCAGCGAGAGCATCATCACACCGTTTCTCGCCCAGTGGATCCGCAGCCACCGGGACCTGCCGATGCGGGTCAACCAGTGGTGTTCGGTCGTCCGCTGGGAGGCGACCGAGACGAAACCGTTCTTCCGCACCAAGGAGTTCCTCTGGCAGGAGGGCCACACCGCCCACCGCGACGCCGAAGACGCCTCCGAGGAGACGATGACCCGGCTCGAGCAGTACGAGCGCCTCTACGAGGACGTGCTCGCGATGCCCGCCCTGACCGGTCGCAAGCCCGACCACGACAAGTTCCCCGGGGCCGACACGACCACGACCGTCGAGACGCTGATGCCCGACGGCAAGTCCGTCCAGGCCGCCACCTCCCACTACCTCGGGACTTCCTTCGCGGAGGCCTACGACGTGACCTACGTCGACGAAGACGAGGAAGAGCAGCTCGCACACACGACGTCCTGGGGACTGTCCTGGCGGGCGCTCGGGGCGCTGTTCATGACCCACAGCGACGATCAGGGGCTGGTTCTCCCGCCCACGCTCGCGCCCACGCAGGTCGTGATCGTCCCTATCTGGAACGAGGACAGCAAAGACGCGGTGCTCGAGTACGCCGCCGACGTCGCGGCCGAACTCGACGAGGCAGGCGTTCGGGTGGAACTCGACGACCGCGACAACCGCAATCCGGGGTTCAAGTACAACGAACACGAGCTCAACGGCGTCCCCCTCCGGATCGAGATTGGGCCCTACGAGGTCGAGGACGACGAACTGACGCTGGTACATCGCCCCGACGGCGAGGAGGCGACCGTCGATCGGGAGGGGGCCGTCGAGACCGTCGAGGACCACCTCGATACGATCTACGCCAAACTCTACGCCGAGGCCGAGCAGACCCTCGAGGGGGAGATCCGCGAGGCCGAGAGCCGCGAGGAGATCCTCGGGACGATCGGCCAGCACGGCGGCTACGTCAAGTGTGGCTGGTGTGGCGACGAGGCCTGCGAGGTGCCGATCAAGGACGCCATCGCCGCCGAGATTGTGATGGTCCCGCTTGCGGAAGACGAAGAGCCGATCCACGACGAATGCGCGATCTGCGGTGACGACGCCGAGGAGACGGCTTACTTCGCCAAGACGTACTGA
- a CDS encoding ribonuclease J has product MEIEIATIGGYEEVGRQMTAVRAGDDVVVFDMGLNLSKVLIHDNVETERMHSLDLIDMGAIPDDRVMSELEGDVKAIVPTHGHLDHIGAISKLAHRYDAPIVATPFTIELVKQQIKGEEKFGVQNDLVKMEAGGRMAIGDENELEFVNVTHSIIDAINPVLHTPEGAIVYGLDKRMDHDPVLGDPIDMERFREIGREGVLCYIEDCTNAGKKGRTPSESVARRHLKDVMYSLEDYDGGIVATTFSSHIARVKSLVEFADDIGRQPVLLGRSMEKYSGTAERLDFVDFPDDLGMYGHRKSVDRTFKRIMNEGKENFLPIVTGHQGEPRAMLTRMGRGETPYDIEDGDKVIFSARVIPEPTNEGQRYQSEKLLRMQGARIYDEIHVSGHLREEGHYEMLDALQPENVIPAHQDMQGFAPYVDLAEQFGLEVGETLHVTRNGNMIQLVE; this is encoded by the coding sequence ATGGAAATCGAAATCGCAACTATCGGCGGCTACGAGGAAGTCGGCCGCCAGATGACCGCCGTTCGCGCCGGAGACGACGTCGTCGTGTTCGACATGGGGCTGAACCTCTCGAAGGTCCTCATCCACGACAACGTCGAAACCGAGCGGATGCACAGTCTCGACCTGATCGACATGGGCGCGATCCCGGACGACCGGGTGATGTCCGAACTCGAGGGCGACGTGAAGGCCATCGTGCCGACCCACGGTCACCTCGATCACATCGGTGCCATCTCGAAACTCGCGCATCGATACGACGCGCCGATCGTCGCCACCCCCTTTACGATCGAACTGGTCAAACAGCAGATCAAGGGCGAGGAGAAGTTCGGCGTCCAGAACGACCTCGTGAAGATGGAAGCAGGTGGCCGGATGGCCATCGGCGACGAGAACGAACTCGAGTTCGTCAACGTCACCCACTCGATCATCGACGCGATCAACCCGGTCCTGCACACGCCGGAGGGGGCGATCGTCTACGGGCTGGACAAGCGCATGGACCACGACCCGGTACTGGGCGACCCGATCGACATGGAGCGGTTTCGCGAGATCGGTCGCGAAGGCGTGCTCTGCTACATCGAGGACTGTACCAACGCCGGCAAGAAGGGGCGCACGCCCTCCGAGTCGGTCGCGCGGCGTCACCTCAAGGACGTCATGTACAGTCTGGAGGACTACGACGGCGGGATCGTCGCGACGACGTTTAGCTCTCACATCGCGCGCGTCAAGTCGCTCGTGGAGTTCGCCGACGACATCGGCCGCCAGCCGGTGCTGCTGGGACGCTCGATGGAGAAGTACTCCGGCACGGCCGAACGCCTGGACTTCGTGGACTTCCCGGACGATCTGGGGATGTACGGACACCGCAAGTCCGTCGATCGGACGTTCAAGCGGATCATGAACGAGGGCAAGGAGAACTTCCTGCCGATCGTCACGGGCCATCAGGGCGAACCGCGGGCGATGCTGACGCGCATGGGCCGCGGCGAGACGCCCTACGACATCGAGGATGGCGACAAGGTCATCTTCTCGGCGCGGGTGATCCCCGAGCCGACCAACGAGGGCCAGCGCTACCAGTCCGAGAAATTGCTCCGGATGCAGGGGGCCCGGATCTACGACGAGATCCACGTCTCGGGCCACCTCCGGGAGGAGGGCCACTACGAGATGCTCGACGCGCTCCAGCCGGAGAACGTCATCCCGGCCCACCAGGACATGCAGGGGTTCGCCCCGTACGTCGATCTGGCCGAGCAGTTCGGACTCGAGGTCGGCGAGACGCTGCACGTCACGCGCAACGGGAACATGATCCAGCTGGTCGAGTGA
- the idsA3 gene encoding geranylfarnesyl diphosphate synthase, whose translation MSEGSDTAAAVTQAIAARRELVNEAIPHQLPVQEPERLYEASRYLLDAGGKRLRPTVLLLAAEAIADVEPLQADYREFPAPEGTVDMMAAAISIETIQSFTLIHDDIMDDDDMRRGVPAVHREYDLSTAILAGDTLYAKAFEHMLETGADPERSVRALSELATTCTKICEGQSCDIQFEARTDVTTDEYLGMVELKTAVLYAAAASIPAILLGADDAVDPLYQYGLNVGRAFQIQDDLLDLTTPSEKLGKQRGSDLVENKQTIITLHARQQGVDVDDLVPEDEVEAVDEATIEQAVERLEEAGSIDFARELAHDLIEDGKDSLRVLPANEARGRLDDIADYLVEREY comes from the coding sequence ATGAGCGAGGGATCCGACACCGCGGCGGCGGTCACGCAGGCGATCGCGGCTCGGCGGGAACTCGTCAACGAAGCGATCCCCCACCAGCTTCCGGTCCAGGAGCCCGAACGACTCTACGAGGCGTCGCGGTACCTGCTGGACGCCGGCGGGAAGCGACTGCGGCCGACGGTACTGTTGCTCGCGGCGGAAGCGATCGCGGACGTGGAACCCCTGCAGGCGGATTACCGGGAGTTTCCCGCACCCGAAGGCACAGTCGATATGATGGCCGCCGCGATCAGCATCGAGACGATCCAGTCGTTCACGCTGATCCACGACGACATCATGGACGACGACGACATGCGTCGGGGCGTCCCGGCCGTCCACCGGGAGTACGACCTCTCGACGGCGATCCTCGCGGGCGACACCCTCTACGCGAAGGCCTTCGAGCACATGCTCGAGACGGGGGCCGACCCCGAGCGGTCGGTCCGGGCGCTGTCGGAGCTGGCGACGACGTGTACGAAGATCTGCGAGGGCCAGTCCTGCGATATCCAGTTCGAGGCGCGGACCGACGTGACGACCGACGAGTACCTCGGTATGGTCGAGCTGAAGACCGCGGTCCTGTACGCGGCCGCGGCGTCGATCCCGGCGATCTTGCTGGGTGCGGACGACGCCGTGGACCCGCTCTATCAGTACGGGCTCAACGTCGGCCGGGCGTTCCAGATCCAGGACGACCTGCTGGATCTGACCACCCCCTCCGAGAAACTGGGCAAACAGCGCGGGTCGGATCTCGTCGAGAACAAGCAGACGATCATCACGCTGCACGCCCGCCAGCAGGGCGTCGACGTGGACGACCTCGTGCCCGAAGACGAGGTGGAGGCGGTCGACGAGGCGACGATCGAACAGGCTGTCGAACGCCTCGAAGAAGCTGGCAGTATCGACTTCGCCCGCGAGCTGGCACACGACCTCATCGAAGACGGAAAGGACAGCCTTCGGGTCTTGCCCGCCAACGAGGCGCGCGGCCGACTGGACGACATCGCTGACTACCTGGTCGAACGCGAGTACTGA